In Mastigocladopsis repens PCC 10914, a single window of DNA contains:
- a CDS encoding transposase produces MGYSSDVTDLEWEIIEPLLPTKKKTRPPVWTKRQILNGIFYQLKNGCNWADLPRDLPPYSTVFWHYKQWCEDGILDSIMANLHQGVREQVKKNHTGQP; encoded by the coding sequence ATGGGATATTCAAGCGACGTGACAGACTTGGAATGGGAAATTATCGAGCCGTTATTGCCGACCAAGAAGAAAACAAGACCTCCTGTGTGGACAAAGAGGCAAATATTGAACGGGATATTTTATCAACTTAAGAATGGTTGCAACTGGGCAGACTTACCCAGAGATTTGCCGCCCTATTCTACTGTGTTCTGGCATTACAAGCAGTGGTGTGAAGATGGCATCCTGGACTCAATTATGGCTAATTTACATCAGGGAGTGCGTGAACAAGTAAAAAAAAACCACACTGGACAACCCTGA
- a CDS encoding GumC family protein — MLKSDRYPHPLSKAYTAEQNDEGGLNFAQLGATLRRRALLIIGVTGVVATAAVLKAETDPPVYQGKFEILTKPVTGEGRAVANVPQTLSSQEAAIASPETEQPIATTIQVLESRGMLDPVVAKLQAKYKDKYPKLDYDFVTAYLEVTSPKQNILEVEFKSPDEELVRDVLTLLKDSYLDYSLGERQEEINQAISFVSKQTQPLRMRVGAWQERLRTLRRTNDMVEPEQKAQEVSSHITTLTQQRLENRVQLEQMVSKYQDLQREFSQQPGASASNSVLSDNPRYQKLLDQLLEVNAEIAKRSTTFTDEEESMQRLHQQKANLVSLVEEERARVNRDFQSRIQELQTRDASLEQKIDNLNRQVKALATISRDYDNIQRELKIATEGLNQFTTKKQALEIERAQKQQPWKSLDPKFTLVNEPEPISDSAKRNLALGSVLGLLLGTGAALVMDKLSNVFYTSKDLKDGTGLPLLGVVPLRKEIGAFAWQEAAGGVQQAARASFFEVFRSLYTNILLLGSDTSIRSLVISSAGAEDGKTTVAIHLALAAAAMGQRVLLVDANLRFPTVHTRVGLMNIQGLTDVISQDLDWNNVIERSPLEDNLFVLTAGPIPPDSIRLLASQKMQDLMNELQASFDLVIYDTPPLVGFADANLLAANTNGLILVAGLGKVKRTMFQQALEELQVSGTPILGVIANKSKDLTPGSYSYYQQYYRQSISGERIGEDDSMNPSSTSSLSSFRNDRRNS, encoded by the coding sequence ATGCTGAAGTCAGACAGATATCCTCACCCGTTGTCAAAAGCTTACACAGCCGAGCAAAATGATGAAGGTGGATTGAATTTCGCTCAACTAGGAGCAACTCTTCGTCGCCGAGCATTATTAATTATTGGTGTAACAGGGGTAGTGGCAACAGCAGCGGTGTTGAAGGCAGAAACAGATCCTCCAGTGTATCAAGGCAAGTTTGAGATTTTAACCAAGCCTGTGACTGGCGAAGGTCGAGCAGTAGCCAACGTCCCTCAAACCCTAAGTTCCCAAGAGGCGGCGATAGCATCTCCTGAGACAGAACAACCGATAGCAACGACTATTCAGGTCTTAGAGAGTCGTGGGATGCTAGATCCAGTTGTTGCAAAGCTTCAGGCTAAATATAAAGATAAATATCCAAAACTGGATTACGACTTTGTCACTGCGTACTTAGAAGTAACATCCCCAAAGCAAAATATATTAGAGGTCGAATTTAAAAGTCCAGATGAAGAATTAGTTCGCGATGTCTTAACTTTATTAAAAGATAGTTATCTTGATTATAGTTTAGGGGAAAGACAGGAGGAAATCAATCAAGCAATTAGTTTTGTCTCCAAACAGACACAACCTTTAAGAATGCGGGTTGGCGCCTGGCAGGAACGACTCAGAACGCTGCGACGAACAAATGACATGGTAGAGCCAGAGCAGAAAGCTCAAGAAGTCTCAAGTCATATTACGACTTTGACGCAACAGCGACTGGAAAATCGGGTGCAGCTAGAACAAATGGTATCCAAGTATCAAGACTTGCAAAGGGAGTTTAGTCAACAACCAGGTGCTTCAGCTAGTAATTCAGTGTTGAGTGACAATCCCCGCTACCAAAAGTTATTAGACCAGCTTTTAGAAGTCAATGCTGAGATTGCTAAACGCTCTACCACGTTTACGGATGAAGAAGAGAGTATGCAGCGTCTTCACCAACAGAAAGCAAACTTAGTCTCATTGGTGGAGGAGGAAAGAGCACGAGTTAATAGAGACTTTCAAAGCCGCATTCAGGAACTGCAAACACGTGATGCATCCTTGGAACAAAAAATAGATAATCTTAATAGACAAGTAAAAGCTTTAGCAACCATCAGCCGGGATTACGACAACATTCAGCGGGAATTAAAGATTGCTACTGAAGGTCTGAATCAATTTACAACTAAAAAACAAGCATTGGAAATTGAGAGAGCTCAAAAGCAGCAGCCTTGGAAGTCTCTTGATCCAAAATTCACTCTCGTGAATGAACCAGAACCTATCTCTGACAGTGCAAAGAGAAACCTGGCTTTGGGGTCGGTGTTAGGATTGCTCTTAGGTACAGGAGCAGCTTTGGTTATGGATAAGCTCAGCAATGTCTTCTACACTTCCAAGGATCTCAAAGATGGTACTGGACTGCCACTGTTGGGCGTAGTTCCTTTAAGAAAAGAAATTGGAGCATTTGCTTGGCAAGAAGCGGCTGGGGGAGTACAACAAGCAGCTCGCGCCTCATTTTTTGAAGTCTTTCGCTCTCTTTACACCAATATTCTTCTTCTTGGATCCGACACGTCTATTCGCTCGTTGGTTATTAGTTCAGCAGGAGCAGAAGACGGTAAGACTACAGTTGCAATACACCTAGCGCTGGCGGCAGCAGCGATGGGGCAAAGAGTATTACTTGTGGATGCTAACTTACGCTTTCCCACTGTACATACTCGTGTAGGTCTGATGAATATTCAGGGATTAACCGATGTCATTTCACAAGACCTAGACTGGAATAATGTGATTGAGCGATCGCCCCTTGAGGACAATTTATTTGTCCTGACTGCTGGTCCAATTCCCCCTGACTCCATTAGGTTGCTTGCATCTCAGAAAATGCAGGATTTGATGAACGAACTGCAAGCTTCCTTTGATTTGGTAATTTATGACACCCCACCTCTTGTAGGGTTTGCAGATGCAAACCTGCTTGCTGCTAACACCAACGGACTCATCCTAGTGGCTGGATTGGGCAAGGTCAAACGTACCATGTTCCAGCAAGCTTTGGAGGAACTTCAAGTCTCTGGAACTCCCATCTTAGGGGTGATAGCAAATAAGTCCAAAGATTTGACACCTGGCTCATATAGCTATTACCAGCAGTATTACAGACAGAGCATAAGCGGTGAAAGAATAGGAGAAGATGATAGCATGAACCCCAGTTCCACATCATCCTTATCTTCTTTCAGAAACGATAGAAGAAATTCATAA
- a CDS encoding thioesterase II family protein — protein sequence MTTQTFHSLVTCPQPNPQACLRLFCFPYAGGSSLIFRTWSNSLPSTVEVCPIELAGRGTQMKLAPFTRLEPLVQAIAPVLLPHLDKPFAFFGHSMGALVGFELARLLRREYDVIPVHLFISGRRAPQIPDPKPPVHALPEPEFKEELRRLNGTPEMVLQNADLMQLLLPILRADFAVLETYVYMNEPPLNCPITAFGGLQDHEVTRHELQAWQNQTNAAFSLQMFAGNHFFLHSAQSLLLQSLSQELHQITSKINRWQ from the coding sequence ATGACAACGCAAACATTTCATTCTTTGGTGACGTGCCCTCAACCGAATCCTCAAGCTTGCCTGCGTTTATTCTGTTTCCCCTACGCAGGTGGTAGCTCTTTGATTTTTCGTACATGGTCTAACAGTCTACCGTCAACTGTTGAAGTTTGTCCCATTGAACTGGCGGGACGGGGAACACAAATGAAGTTGGCTCCTTTCACGCGGCTAGAACCTCTAGTCCAAGCCATTGCTCCTGTTCTCCTACCACATTTAGACAAGCCGTTTGCTTTCTTCGGTCACAGTATGGGTGCGCTTGTCGGCTTTGAGCTTGCACGTCTACTCCGCAGAGAATATGATGTTATTCCAGTTCACCTCTTTATCTCTGGTCGGCGTGCCCCTCAAATCCCTGACCCAAAGCCACCTGTCCACGCTCTACCAGAGCCTGAGTTCAAAGAGGAGCTGCGCCGACTTAATGGAACTCCTGAGATGGTGTTGCAAAACGCTGATCTGATGCAACTTCTTCTGCCAATTCTACGAGCAGACTTTGCAGTTTTGGAAACTTATGTGTATATGAACGAACCACCACTTAACTGTCCTATCACTGCTTTTGGTGGTTTACAGGATCACGAAGTCACTCGTCATGAACTCCAAGCCTGGCAGAACCAGACAAATGCTGCATTCTCTCTACAGATGTTTGCAGGCAATCATTTCTTCCTGCACTCAGCCCAATCACTCCTGCTGCAGTCTCTTTCTCAAGAATTGCACCAGATTACTAGTAAAATAAACCGTTGGCAATAG